Proteins found in one Lycium ferocissimum isolate CSIRO_LF1 chromosome 6, AGI_CSIRO_Lferr_CH_V1, whole genome shotgun sequence genomic segment:
- the LOC132059137 gene encoding dihydrolipoyllysine-residue acetyltransferase component 1 of pyruvate dehydrogenase complex, mitochondrial isoform X2 encodes MALSRLRYPLKSLLQARRHLAAAPSTFRSLHHVSGALNQIPDVDATSLRPLHFRLLSEVHGIPSKLQSGVRYFSSAEAPVHTEVAMPALSPTMTQGNIAKWIKKEGDKIEVGDILCEIETDKATLEFESLEEGYLAKILVPEGTKDVPVGQAIAITVEEADDIQKVPATAGGASGVKNQASSQTDAAPEASPANISSSELPPHLVLDMPALSPTMNQGNIAKWRKKEGDKIEVGDILCEIETDKATLEFESLEEGFLAKIVAPEGSKDVAVGQPIAITVEDENDIEAVRTSSSGSNVVKEEKSVRHDAPAELRTQATGFNRISPAAKMLIMEHGLDASSIPASGPRGTLLKGDVLAALKSGKGSTNISPMKKATPSPPQVDQQATPTKPLGLKSDGQQKDAYEDLPNSQIRKVIAARLLESKQSTPHLYLSTDVILDPLLFFRKKLKEKYDVKVSVNDIVIKVVAEALRNVPEANAYWDDGKGEVVLCDSVDISIAVATEKGLMTPIIRNADQKSISSISAEIKELAGKARAGKLKPNEFQGGTFSISNLGMFPVDRFCAIINPPQAGIIAVGRGNQVVEPVVGADGIEKPSVVNKMNLTLSADHRVFDGKVGGAFVSALSSNFSDIKRLLL; translated from the exons GCCTTTACATTTCCGCCTGCTCAGTGAAGTCCATGGCATCCCATCTAAG CTGCAAAGTGGTGTTCGGTACTTCTCGTCAGCTG AGGCTCCTGTGCATACAGAGGTGGCAATGCCAGCTTTGTCTCCTACAATG ACTCAAGGTAATATAGCAAAGTGGATAAAGAAAGAGGGGGACAAG ATTGAAGTTGGGGACATACTATGTGAGATAGAGACTGATAAAGCTACACTCGAGTTTGAAAGTCTTGAAGAAGG TTACCTTGCAAAGATATTGGTCCCTGAAGGAACAAAAGATGTACCAGTGGGACAGGCTATAGCAATTACG GTGGAAGAAGCAGATGACATACAAAAAGTCCCTGCTACTGCTGGTGGTGCATCAGGGGTTAAAAATCAGGCATCTTCTCAGACAGATGCAGCACCAGAAGCCAGTCCTGCGAATATTAGCTCATCTGAACTTCCTCCTCATTTGGTCCTTGATATGCCAGCTTTGTCCCCAACCATG AACCAAGGTAACATTGCTAAATGGAGGAAAAAGGAAGGTGACAAG ATAGAGGTTGGTGACATTCTCTGTGAGATAGAAACTGACAAAGCAACTCTTGAGTTTGAAAGTCTCGAAGAAGG ATTCTTGGCCAAAATAGTGGCACCTGAAGGTTCAAAAGATGTGGCTGTTGGGCAGCCTATTGCAATCACA GTTGAGGATGAAAATGATATTGAAGCTGTGAGGACATCGAGCAGCGGCAGCAATGTGGTTAAGGAAGAAAAGTCAGTCCGTCATGATGCCCCGGCTGAACTTAGAACTCAGGCGACAGGTTTCAATAGAATCAGTCCAGCTGCTAAGATGTTAATTATGGAACATGGTTTAGATGCATCATCAATTCCAGCATCTGGTCCTCGTGGTACCCTGTTAAAGGGAGATGTTCTTGCTGCATTGAAGTCAGGAAAGGGATCAACCAACATTTCACCAATGAAGAAGGCAACTCCATCTCCTCCTCAGGTCGACCAACAAGCTACTCCAACAAAGCCACTTGGGTTAAAATCTGATGGTCAGCAAAAGGATGCTTATGAAGATTTACCTAATAGTCAAATTCGCAAG GTGATAGCAGCAAGGTTATTGGAATCTAAGCAATCTACTCCTCACTTGTATTTGTCCACAG ATGTTATATTGGACCCCCTGCTCTTCTTCAGAAAGAAGCTTAAAG AAAAGTATGATGTTAAAGTCTCGGTGAATGACATTGTCATCAAAGTGGTTGCAGAAGCATTAAGAAATGTACCAGAAGCAAATG CTTACTGGGAtgatggaaaaggtgaggtggTGCTTTGTGATTCTGTTGATATATCCATTGCCGTTGCCACTGAAAAG GGCTTGATGACCCCAATTATCAGGAATGCTGATCAGAAATCCATATCCTCAATTTCAGCGGAG ATCAAGGAGCTTGCTGGAAAGGCACGAGCTGGAAAGCTTAAACCTAATGAATTCCAAGGTGGCACTTTCAG CATTTCAAACTTGGGCATGTTTCCAGTGGATCGGTTTTGTGCAATTATCAACCCCCCTCAG GCTGGTATAATTGCTGTTGGTAGGGGCAATCAAGTTGTTGAACCGGTGGTTGGAGCTGATG GAATTGAGAAGCCATCTGTAGTTAACAAAATGAATTTGACTTTATCTGCTGATCATCGTGTCTTCGATGGAAAGGTTGGAG GTGCTTTCGTTTCAGCATTGTCGTCTAACTTCAGTGACATCAAGAGGCTTCTACTGTAA
- the LOC132059137 gene encoding dihydrolipoyllysine-residue acetyltransferase component 1 of pyruvate dehydrogenase complex, mitochondrial isoform X1, producing the protein MALSRLRYPLKSLLQARRHLAAAPSTFRSLHHVSGALNQIPDVDATSLSWVRPLHFRLLSEVHGIPSKLQSGVRYFSSAEAPVHTEVAMPALSPTMTQGNIAKWIKKEGDKIEVGDILCEIETDKATLEFESLEEGYLAKILVPEGTKDVPVGQAIAITVEEADDIQKVPATAGGASGVKNQASSQTDAAPEASPANISSSELPPHLVLDMPALSPTMNQGNIAKWRKKEGDKIEVGDILCEIETDKATLEFESLEEGFLAKIVAPEGSKDVAVGQPIAITVEDENDIEAVRTSSSGSNVVKEEKSVRHDAPAELRTQATGFNRISPAAKMLIMEHGLDASSIPASGPRGTLLKGDVLAALKSGKGSTNISPMKKATPSPPQVDQQATPTKPLGLKSDGQQKDAYEDLPNSQIRKVIAARLLESKQSTPHLYLSTDVILDPLLFFRKKLKEKYDVKVSVNDIVIKVVAEALRNVPEANAYWDDGKGEVVLCDSVDISIAVATEKGLMTPIIRNADQKSISSISAEIKELAGKARAGKLKPNEFQGGTFSISNLGMFPVDRFCAIINPPQAGIIAVGRGNQVVEPVVGADGIEKPSVVNKMNLTLSADHRVFDGKVGGAFVSALSSNFSDIKRLLL; encoded by the exons TTGGGTCAGGCCTTTACATTTCCGCCTGCTCAGTGAAGTCCATGGCATCCCATCTAAG CTGCAAAGTGGTGTTCGGTACTTCTCGTCAGCTG AGGCTCCTGTGCATACAGAGGTGGCAATGCCAGCTTTGTCTCCTACAATG ACTCAAGGTAATATAGCAAAGTGGATAAAGAAAGAGGGGGACAAG ATTGAAGTTGGGGACATACTATGTGAGATAGAGACTGATAAAGCTACACTCGAGTTTGAAAGTCTTGAAGAAGG TTACCTTGCAAAGATATTGGTCCCTGAAGGAACAAAAGATGTACCAGTGGGACAGGCTATAGCAATTACG GTGGAAGAAGCAGATGACATACAAAAAGTCCCTGCTACTGCTGGTGGTGCATCAGGGGTTAAAAATCAGGCATCTTCTCAGACAGATGCAGCACCAGAAGCCAGTCCTGCGAATATTAGCTCATCTGAACTTCCTCCTCATTTGGTCCTTGATATGCCAGCTTTGTCCCCAACCATG AACCAAGGTAACATTGCTAAATGGAGGAAAAAGGAAGGTGACAAG ATAGAGGTTGGTGACATTCTCTGTGAGATAGAAACTGACAAAGCAACTCTTGAGTTTGAAAGTCTCGAAGAAGG ATTCTTGGCCAAAATAGTGGCACCTGAAGGTTCAAAAGATGTGGCTGTTGGGCAGCCTATTGCAATCACA GTTGAGGATGAAAATGATATTGAAGCTGTGAGGACATCGAGCAGCGGCAGCAATGTGGTTAAGGAAGAAAAGTCAGTCCGTCATGATGCCCCGGCTGAACTTAGAACTCAGGCGACAGGTTTCAATAGAATCAGTCCAGCTGCTAAGATGTTAATTATGGAACATGGTTTAGATGCATCATCAATTCCAGCATCTGGTCCTCGTGGTACCCTGTTAAAGGGAGATGTTCTTGCTGCATTGAAGTCAGGAAAGGGATCAACCAACATTTCACCAATGAAGAAGGCAACTCCATCTCCTCCTCAGGTCGACCAACAAGCTACTCCAACAAAGCCACTTGGGTTAAAATCTGATGGTCAGCAAAAGGATGCTTATGAAGATTTACCTAATAGTCAAATTCGCAAG GTGATAGCAGCAAGGTTATTGGAATCTAAGCAATCTACTCCTCACTTGTATTTGTCCACAG ATGTTATATTGGACCCCCTGCTCTTCTTCAGAAAGAAGCTTAAAG AAAAGTATGATGTTAAAGTCTCGGTGAATGACATTGTCATCAAAGTGGTTGCAGAAGCATTAAGAAATGTACCAGAAGCAAATG CTTACTGGGAtgatggaaaaggtgaggtggTGCTTTGTGATTCTGTTGATATATCCATTGCCGTTGCCACTGAAAAG GGCTTGATGACCCCAATTATCAGGAATGCTGATCAGAAATCCATATCCTCAATTTCAGCGGAG ATCAAGGAGCTTGCTGGAAAGGCACGAGCTGGAAAGCTTAAACCTAATGAATTCCAAGGTGGCACTTTCAG CATTTCAAACTTGGGCATGTTTCCAGTGGATCGGTTTTGTGCAATTATCAACCCCCCTCAG GCTGGTATAATTGCTGTTGGTAGGGGCAATCAAGTTGTTGAACCGGTGGTTGGAGCTGATG GAATTGAGAAGCCATCTGTAGTTAACAAAATGAATTTGACTTTATCTGCTGATCATCGTGTCTTCGATGGAAAGGTTGGAG GTGCTTTCGTTTCAGCATTGTCGTCTAACTTCAGTGACATCAAGAGGCTTCTACTGTAA
- the LOC132059139 gene encoding mRNA cap guanine-N7 methyltransferase 2 isoform X1 produces MMMATQHRLLDFVKTVLLKIFVSPYATVCEMYCGKVADVEKWDEAQIGHYIGIDVATSGVNEVKEAWESQRKAYTSEFIELDPCIEDIGFYWKDKEKQADIVFCMHNLHVCFDNEEKARRLLHNVSSLLRPGGYFLGITPDSSTIWAKYQKNVEAYHNRSGGMKPSIVPNCIRSENYMITFEVEEEKFPFFGKKYQLKFASDVSAETQCLVHFPSLLRLAREAGLEPTEIQNLTDFYDDNRAQFLGMLQDAGHNFIDPRGRLLPRSYDVLGLYTTFIFQKPDPDIAPPLTTPFLPVGSHNLDEMEWQVILWDEEEKNGQTDSSIGLGKITEQKGILGPGPAELRFPEAI; encoded by the exons ATGATGATGGCAACTCAACATCGACTCCTCGATTTCGTTAAAACTGTTCTTCTTAAAATATTCGTTTCCCCTTATGCAACT gttTGTGAAATGTATTGTGGAAAAGTAGCTGATGTGGAGAAATGGGATGAAGCTCAAATTGGTCACTACATTGGCATTG ATGTGGCAACATCGGGGGTGAATGAAGTGAAGGAAGCGTGGGAGAGTCAGCGGAAGGCTTACACATCTGAGTTCATTGAGCTTGACCCTTGTATT GAAGATATAGGCTTCTATTGGAAGGACAAGGAGAAACAGGCTGATATTGTTTTCTGCATGCACAATTTACAT GTGTGCTTTGATAATGAAGAGAAAGCAAGGAGGCTATTGCATAATGTATCATCTTTGCTTAGACCAGGGGGTTACTTTCTTGGTATTACTCCTGACTCATCTACTATATG GGCAAAGTACCAGAAGAATGTTGAAGCATACCATAATAGGAGTGGTGGGATGAAACCAAGCATAGTTCCTAATTGCATTCGATCAGAAAATTACATGATTACTTTTGAGGTTGAGGAAGAGAA gtttcctttctttggcaagAAGTACCAATTGAAGTTTGCAAGTGATGTCTCTGCTGAAACCCAATGCTTGGTTCATTTTCCAAGCCTGCTCAG GTTGGCCAGAGAGGCTGGCCTTGAGCCCACGGAGATTCAGAACTTGACAGATTTTTATGATGATAACAG AGCACAATTTCTTGGAATGCTACAAGATGCTGGTCACAACTTTATTGATCCCAGGGGCAGACTCCTTCCCAGATCCTATGATGTTTTAG GTCTATACACCACATTCATATTTCAAAAGCCTGATCCAGATATTGCACCTCCACTTACTACTCCATTTTTGCCTGTTGGAAGCCACAATCTTGATGAG ATGGAATGGCAAGTCATTTTGTGGGATGAAGAGGAGAAGAATGGACAGACCGATTCATCTATTGGGTTGGGCAAGATAACTGAGCAAAAAGGGATTTTAGGTCCTGGTCCTGCAGAATTACGTTTCCCTGAAGCTATTTGA
- the LOC132059139 gene encoding mRNA cap guanine-N7 methyltransferase 2 isoform X2, which yields MWRNGMKLKLVTTLALEDIGFYWKDKEKQADIVFCMHNLHVCFDNEEKARRLLHNVSSLLRPGGYFLGITPDSSTIWAKYQKNVEAYHNRSGGMKPSIVPNCIRSENYMITFEVEEEKFPFFGKKYQLKFASDVSAETQCLVHFPSLLRLAREAGLEPTEIQNLTDFYDDNRAQFLGMLQDAGHNFIDPRGRLLPRSYDVLGLYTTFIFQKPDPDIAPPLTTPFLPVGSHNLDEMEWQVILWDEEEKNGQTDSSIGLGKITEQKGILGPGPAELRFPEAI from the exons ATGTGGAGAAATGGGATGAAGCTCAAATTGGTCACTACATTGGCATTG GAAGATATAGGCTTCTATTGGAAGGACAAGGAGAAACAGGCTGATATTGTTTTCTGCATGCACAATTTACAT GTGTGCTTTGATAATGAAGAGAAAGCAAGGAGGCTATTGCATAATGTATCATCTTTGCTTAGACCAGGGGGTTACTTTCTTGGTATTACTCCTGACTCATCTACTATATG GGCAAAGTACCAGAAGAATGTTGAAGCATACCATAATAGGAGTGGTGGGATGAAACCAAGCATAGTTCCTAATTGCATTCGATCAGAAAATTACATGATTACTTTTGAGGTTGAGGAAGAGAA gtttcctttctttggcaagAAGTACCAATTGAAGTTTGCAAGTGATGTCTCTGCTGAAACCCAATGCTTGGTTCATTTTCCAAGCCTGCTCAG GTTGGCCAGAGAGGCTGGCCTTGAGCCCACGGAGATTCAGAACTTGACAGATTTTTATGATGATAACAG AGCACAATTTCTTGGAATGCTACAAGATGCTGGTCACAACTTTATTGATCCCAGGGGCAGACTCCTTCCCAGATCCTATGATGTTTTAG GTCTATACACCACATTCATATTTCAAAAGCCTGATCCAGATATTGCACCTCCACTTACTACTCCATTTTTGCCTGTTGGAAGCCACAATCTTGATGAG ATGGAATGGCAAGTCATTTTGTGGGATGAAGAGGAGAAGAATGGACAGACCGATTCATCTATTGGGTTGGGCAAGATAACTGAGCAAAAAGGGATTTTAGGTCCTGGTCCTGCAGAATTACGTTTCCCTGAAGCTATTTGA
- the LOC132059138 gene encoding uncharacterized protein LOC132059138 — protein sequence MSREETLVEAALRILNTADPVEKARIGDEVANKWLQGLISQPYNPSQDLPLPDRPARFTNVKLVSPSLMPKLGKAGSLQSRQAIVHSLVHTESWAIDLSWDIIARFGKQESMPREFFTDFVKVAQDEGRHFTLLNARLKELGSFYGALPAHDGLWDSAIATSKDLLARLAIEHCVHEARGLDVVPTTISRFRNGGDNQTAELLENVVYPEEITHCAAGVKWFKYLCLRSRNPILSDLPLEEISDTVEVDNEVIQKFHSTVRTYFRGPLKPPFNEQARKAAGFGPQWYEPLAVKDYSVE from the exons ATGAGCAGAGAAGAGACTCTGGTTGAAGCGGCACTCAGAATTCTAAACACAGCTGACCCAGTTGAGAAGGCTCGTATTGGTGACGAAGTAGCAAACAAATGGCTGCAAGGTCTCATTTCTCAGCCTTATAATCCTTCTCAAGACCTCCCTCTTCCTGATCGCCCAGCTCGTTTTACAAAT GTCAAGCTGGTGTCACCAAGTCTCATGCCAAAGCTTGGAAAAGCAGGAAGCTTGCAGAGTAGACAAGCCATTGTACACAGTCTTGTTCACACTGAAAGCTGGGCTATTGACTTGTCTTGG GATATAATTGCTCGATTCGGCAAGCAAGAGTCAATGCCAAGAGAATTTTTCACTGATTTTGTAAAAGTTGCACAAGATGAGGGGCGGCACTTTACTCTACTAAATGCACGGCTTAAGGAACTAGGTTCTTTCTATGGAGCTTTACCTGCTCATGATGGTCTGTGGGATTCGGCCATTGCTACTTCCAAAGATCTGTTGGCTCGTTTGGCTATTGAACACTGTGTTCATGAG GCCAGAGGACTTGATGTGGTGCCAACAACAATATCCCGTTTCCGCAATGGTGGTGATAATCAAACAGCTGAATTATTGGAGAATGTTGTTTATCCGGAAGAAATAACTCACTGTGCTGCTGGAGTAAAATGGTTCAAGTATCTTTGCTTGAGATCAAGAAATCCAATTCTGAGTGACCTTCCTTTAGAAGAAATTAGTGATACCGTGGAGGTAGACAATGAAGTGATTCAAAAGTTTCACTCCACCGTGAGGACATATTTCAGAGGGCCATTGAAGCCTCCTTTTAATGAGCAAGCAAGAAAAGCTGCTGGATTTGGTCCACAATGGTATGAACCTCTTGCCGTTAAAGATTACTCAGTGGAATGA